The sequence below is a genomic window from Thalassomonas haliotis.
GACGGCGATGATAATCCGGATATTGCCGATTACATGGGACATTTTGAACTGGCACTGGTATATAAATGGTCGGACTATGACTGGACAACAAAATTCAGGGAAAATTTTGCCCGCCACCATGGCGCGCTGGAACTGGGCCTTACCTTCCCCCTTTGGGGAAAACTGCGCGGTTACGCCCAGTATTCTCTCGGTTACGGAGAAAGCCTGATTGACTATAACCACTCCCAGCAAAGGTTCGGTTTAGGCATAGCCTTAACAGACGTACTCTAGTTGTAAAGCGTAAAACCAGGCCAGCCAGGCGCCGGCTTAAAGGGCATTAAGGCAATTTAAAATTCCAGCTGGAATAACAGCTCAGCCAGATCCGGCTGCCACTGAAACTCTTTTAACTTAATACGGCCGCCCAGCACCACCACCTGCTCATCCTGCAGCAGCTGTTTTTGCTGAATAAAATGCTCGCTCGCCTCGGAAAAAGAAATTTTCCCGGCGGCATTTATCACCCTGAACCAGGGCACCGGCTGGTTTTTCCAGCCCTCTTCCGGCACTTTTCCCAAGGCTTTCCCCACCAGGCGCGCCCGGCCCGGCAAACCTGCCAGGTCGGCAATCTGGCCGTAACAGGCGACCTTACCCGGCGGGATCAATTGCACCGTTTGCCAGATACGGGCATAGTGGGGATTTATCGTCATATAAAAGGCCTTGTTCCAAAAAAGTGCTACCAGGGCAATACCTGGCCGTTCGAGTGTTTAAAGACGCCGGATTCCGCCAGGGTCAGGCCGTCGATAAGCGCCACCAAGCGGCCGGCAGATTCGCTGGCACTGATATCGCCGCCGTGATTGACCATCTCGGTTTGCACATATCCCGGGTGATAAATACCGACCGCAATATTATTGCCCGCCAAGTCTTTCGACAAAGACATGGCGGCAGCATTTAACGCCGCCTTGGACATACGGTAGCCATAACGTCCCCCCGAGCCGTTATCGGCGATAGAGCCCATACGTGAGGTGATCATGGCGATTTTACTGCCGGAGGATAAGTTGGCCAGTAAAGCATCCGCGACCCTTAACGGCGCCAGGGCATTGACTTCAAATTGCTCGCGTATGCTGGCGCAGTTAAGCTCGCCTAAAGACTCATCCCGTAAAATACCGGCATTGCACAGTAAAATATCGATCTTTACACCTTGAAGGGCGGCCACCATATTGTCCAGTCCCGAATCTGTGGCAACATCAACACCTGTGATCACCTGTACCTGCAAAGCGTCCAGCTCAGGCGAGCTGTTTCGGCATAAGGCGTATACCTGCGCCCCCTGCTCCCGGTATAGCGTCGCAAAAGCCAACCCTATGCCGCGATTGGCCCCGGTAATAACAACAGTTTTATTCATAAGAGTTCCCTTTAAAAAGCCGATTGATTAGTATTAGTTTGGGGTTAGCAAGACATAACTCAACAACTAATAAAAATAAATTTATCATTCAAAAAAATAACAAGACGATTACCTGACTATGCACAGCGAAAGATACCTGGATAAAAATTTTTCTTTAGCCAGCCCCCGGTTAACCTTAGTCCCCATGACAGACAGCCACTGGCAGGAGTTTAAGGCACTTAAGGGAGATCCGGCACTGATGGCCAATATCGGCGATGTCTTAGACCGGCAGGCACTGATAAAAGAATTTAAGCTCAGGGCTGGCCCCTGGCAGGCAGATGAAGGCCAGTGGTATTCCCTGATGATATACAACAAAACACAGAAAAACTTTGTCGGCAGTTTCGGCTTTCGTATCGCCAGCCTGGAAAACCAGCGTATGGAGCTGGGTTACTCTTTTTTAAAACAAAGCCAGGGACAAGGTTACGCCACCGAAGCCGGCATAACCCTGATCCGTTTTTTATTTGAACAGGTCAAGGTACGTAAACTGGTTGCCGCCTGCACCACAAGCAATACTGCCAGCTGGAAAATCATGGAAAAACTTGCTTTTAGCCGGGAGGGTTTACTGCAATCGGATATTTTTATCAACAATCGCTGGCACGACAGTTACCTCTACGGTTTAGTTAATCCCCTGCCCCATGAAAACGAAGCGGGGTAGCCGACAGCGCCCCGCAGATAAGTTCAGACAGCGTTATCAGGCAGTAACCCCCTTGGTTGTCATTGCAAGAAATTGAGAAATTTTATCGGTTAATTGCGGTGATTTAAGAATTTTTCTGTGCCCTAATCCCCGGGTTTCAAAAAACTCGGCATTTTCAAAAGCCGGCAGTAAACGCCGGGATTCGCTGATAGGTACTTCCCTGTCATCGATATCATGCACTATCAGGGTCGGCGTGGGATTGCCGATATTTTGCTTGCTGGCATCTAGCTCCCCCGGATGCACGCCCACCAGCTCGGCGGCAAAATCAATAAATTTATTGGTGGCCCTGCGGTTCAACCCGACAATTTTAGAAAAGCGCCTGAGCACATTTTCAATCGAAGACGGGCCCGAAACCAGCACCAGCTTGTCGGTTTCCAGCCCCCGGGATAAGGCTAGGCTGGCCGCCCCGGCCCCCATGGAATGACCGATAACGGCATCGAATTTCCCCAATTTTTCCTGGGCCAATAACAGGGTTTGTACAAAGATTTCGGCATTGGCCATGTCTCCCTGTGATTGGCCATGTGCCGGCATATCAATTGCCGTGACCCGATAACCCAGCGCCAGCAGCCGGGGCACTAAACCATACATTTGTGTCGCCCGGCTTTCCCAACCGTGGATCAGCAATAAATTTTTCCCGGGACTCGGGACTGGGCCTGCTACATCTTCCTGCCAGCAAATAGCGCTGATCTCTTCATTGATATTAAAACGCTCTCCCCGGCTTTCGGCTTTTGCCTCCCACGCTTTAGGCTCGCTGCGGCGCGGACTCATAAAGGTCGCCAAGGTTTTTTTAGCGGTTCTTGACGGAGCAATAAAACTCATTAACTGATTTTTAATGCGATAACTCATCAGGGCAAAATTCATGGCATTTTCCTCTTTGTTTATTACTTGTTTACCTTAATTTTTGCCCTTGCCACAAAACAAACCTGACAGCAGGTAG
It includes:
- a CDS encoding MGMT family protein — encoded protein: MTINPHYARIWQTVQLIPPGKVACYGQIADLAGLPGRARLVGKALGKVPEEGWKNQPVPWFRVINAAGKISFSEASEHFIQQKQLLQDEQVVVLGGRIKLKEFQWQPDLAELLFQLEF
- a CDS encoding SDR family oxidoreductase yields the protein MNKTVVITGANRGIGLAFATLYREQGAQVYALCRNSSPELDALQVQVITGVDVATDSGLDNMVAALQGVKIDILLCNAGILRDESLGELNCASIREQFEVNALAPLRVADALLANLSSGSKIAMITSRMGSIADNGSGGRYGYRMSKAALNAAAMSLSKDLAGNNIAVGIYHPGYVQTEMVNHGGDISASESAGRLVALIDGLTLAESGVFKHSNGQVLPW
- a CDS encoding GNAT family N-acetyltransferase, giving the protein MHSERYLDKNFSLASPRLTLVPMTDSHWQEFKALKGDPALMANIGDVLDRQALIKEFKLRAGPWQADEGQWYSLMIYNKTQKNFVGSFGFRIASLENQRMELGYSFLKQSQGQGYATEAGITLIRFLFEQVKVRKLVAACTTSNTASWKIMEKLAFSREGLLQSDIFINNRWHDSYLYGLVNPLPHENEAG
- a CDS encoding alpha/beta fold hydrolase produces the protein MNFALMSYRIKNQLMSFIAPSRTAKKTLATFMSPRRSEPKAWEAKAESRGERFNINEEISAICWQEDVAGPVPSPGKNLLLIHGWESRATQMYGLVPRLLALGYRVTAIDMPAHGQSQGDMANAEIFVQTLLLAQEKLGKFDAVIGHSMGAGAASLALSRGLETDKLVLVSGPSSIENVLRRFSKIVGLNRRATNKFIDFAAELVGVHPGELDASKQNIGNPTPTLIVHDIDDREVPISESRRLLPAFENAEFFETRGLGHRKILKSPQLTDKISQFLAMTTKGVTA